Genomic DNA from Fibrobacter sp. UWP2:
GACTTCCTTTTCGCTCTGGCGCCAAAGGGCCTGCTTTTCGTTCAAGCGTTCTTCGGGCTTTTCTTCGATTTCGCCCTTGTCGTTCTTCGTTGCTTCGGGGTGGAAGTAGATGCCGTAGCTCACGAAGCCGCTGTACTTCTGCACGATGTCCTTAATCTTCCATTCGCTGGCAAAGTCTTCGGCGTCCTCGTCGTCCTTCAGGTACAAGGTAATCTTGGTGCCCACCTTGTCGCGCGGGGCTTCAGAAATCTCGAATTCGCCCGTGCCTTCGGAGGCCCACAGGTAACCCTGCTTCTCGCCGGCCTTCAAGGTCAACACTTCGACCTTCTTCGCGACCATGAACACGGAGTAGAAACCCACGCCGAACTGGCCAATCAAATCGACGCTGCCCTTGTCGCCTTCCTTCAAATTCTTGATGAAGTTCTTGGTACCGCTACGGGCGATGGTGCCCAGGCAGTTGATCAAGTCTTCCTTGTTCATGCCGATACCGTTGTCTTCGACAACGATGCGCTTGCCTTCCTTGTTCACCGAGATGTCGATGCGGAGCTGCGTGCCCTGCGGAAGCAAGTCGGCGTTCGAAAGCGAGAGGAATCGGCGCTTGTCAAGTGCGTCCGCCGCGTTAGAAACGAGTTCGCGGAGGAAGATTTCCTTGTTGCTGTAAAGGGAGTTGATCATCAAGTTCAGCATGTCGCGAACTTCGGTCTGGAATTCCATCTTCTCTGTTGCCATTTTACGTCCTTATGTTTTATTTTCAAGCAGGCAAGCGATACGATGTTTCAAAATGAAACGAAATGTATGCGTATTCTGTTTTCTGCACCTAATAAAGCAATTACCGTGCCAAAGTCTGCAAATGCCGTTTTTTTTGCTTTTTTTTCACGAATAAGTGTACATTTATTCTGTAGAACCTAAACAGGGGGAATTTATATGCATATATCCTTTATTGTTTTCATTGTTTTTGTTGTTGTGGTGGTCGCTGTTGCGGCGTATCGCCTTGGGGTCGTGGTCAGCCGGGCGTCGAAACGGGAATCCTCGAAGAACAAGGTGCCCTATGACGACTGCATGCGTAAAAACGCGGCCAAGTTCCAGTATGGGACCTTGACCGACGAGCGCGACGGCGAGACCTACCGTACGGTAAAAATCGGCGATAAAATCTGGATGGCCGAGAGCCTGCGTTTTAAGGCGGAGGGAAGTTTCGCCCCCGGTGGCGAAGAAGCCAATGTGCAAAAGTACGGTCGCCTCTACACATGGACGACGGCGATGGACATCCCTGCGGAATACGCCACGAAGTCGCCTGCCAATGACATGGCCATGTACGAGAAGATGAAGGACGAGAACTATCGCGGCCTCGCACCGGAAGGCTGGCACATTCCGAGCAACAAGGAATGGGAGTCACTCATGGAGCACATGGCATCGGGTTCCGACGGCGAAGAACTTCGCGCGGCATGCTTTTGGCATAATCCCGGCAAGGATTCTCTTGGCTTTTTTGCCCTGCCCGCGGGCTACCGCTTTGGCAATGGCAGTTTTTGCCACTTTGGCGCCCGAGCCCGTTTTTGGAGCAAGGACGAGTACGGTAAATCCAATGCATACCGCTTGAGCATCACGAACGAGTTTGCCGATATCGAGGGCGTCTACCGCTCCGACGCGCTTTCGGTTCGCTGCGTCAAGAACGCCTAGATAAAGATTAGTCCGAGGATGCCCACCGCCCAGACGTACCAGGCGAAGTGTTGGAACTGGCCCTTCTTGAGGAAGCTCATGAGCCACTTGAGGGCGATGATGCCGAATACGAACGACACAAGCATTCCCACGAGGAGTTCCGGAGTGAATCCGCTGGCGTCGGCACAAGCCAACGCCTTTTCGGGCTTTTCGATGGCGTAGCGGGCGACAGTCTCGGGATTC
This window encodes:
- a CDS encoding fibrobacter succinogenes major paralogous domain-containing protein, producing the protein MHISFIVFIVFVVVVVAVAAYRLGVVVSRASKRESSKNKVPYDDCMRKNAAKFQYGTLTDERDGETYRTVKIGDKIWMAESLRFKAEGSFAPGGEEANVQKYGRLYTWTTAMDIPAEYATKSPANDMAMYEKMKDENYRGLAPEGWHIPSNKEWESLMEHMASGSDGEELRAACFWHNPGKDSLGFFALPAGYRFGNGSFCHFGARARFWSKDEYGKSNAYRLSITNEFADIEGVYRSDALSVRCVKNA